In Halovivax gelatinilyticus, the following are encoded in one genomic region:
- a CDS encoding electron transfer flavoprotein subunit beta/FixA family protein — MRSVVLTKGVPDFSEGAVSFNEEGHLERGKTPTVMNPNDKFALEAALQTRVRHGGHVSVMSMGPPGYKEVLGEAMESVYADDLYLLSDRECAAADTWATAITISAALEKYEEEVGEIDLLFAGFKTADGETGHTGPQTAWAMGWPMITHALALDIEDTTVRAKRLVEGDVDEIETVESSTPSLIVADPEFEPTYRKASHRLEHKRLRQETSERAADYEEHLTMWDHQDMNLDPDYIGLDGSPTIVSSVDPIPKAPSEREATMVDPTDADGMSRVVDELAPFAGGD; from the coding sequence GTGAGATCGGTAGTACTGACGAAGGGCGTCCCCGACTTCAGCGAGGGGGCCGTCTCTTTCAACGAGGAGGGACACCTGGAACGCGGTAAGACGCCGACAGTGATGAACCCGAACGACAAGTTCGCGCTGGAAGCGGCGTTACAGACGCGCGTTCGCCACGGCGGCCACGTGAGCGTGATGAGCATGGGTCCGCCAGGCTACAAGGAGGTGCTCGGCGAGGCGATGGAATCGGTGTACGCCGACGACCTCTATCTGCTCTCGGACAGAGAGTGTGCGGCGGCCGACACGTGGGCGACGGCGATCACGATCAGCGCCGCCCTGGAGAAGTACGAGGAGGAAGTCGGTGAGATCGACCTCCTGTTTGCCGGTTTCAAGACGGCCGACGGCGAGACCGGACACACCGGCCCGCAGACGGCCTGGGCGATGGGATGGCCGATGATCACCCACGCACTCGCGCTGGATATCGAAGACACCACCGTTCGTGCGAAGCGACTCGTCGAAGGCGACGTCGACGAGATCGAGACGGTCGAATCGTCCACGCCGAGTCTCATCGTCGCGGATCCGGAGTTCGAACCGACCTACCGAAAGGCGTCTCACCGCCTCGAGCACAAGCGACTTCGCCAGGAGACGAGCGAGCGGGCGGCCGACTACGAGGAGCACCTGACGATGTGGGACCACCAGGACATGAACCTCGATCCGGACTACATCGGCCTCGACGGCTCGCCGACCATCGTCTCGTCGGTCGATCCGATCCCGAAGGCGCCTTCCGAGCGCGAAGCGACGATGGTCGACCCGACAGACGCGGACGGAATGTCTCGGGTAGTAGACGAACTCGCCCCCTTTGCCGGAGGTGACTGA
- a CDS encoding DUF192 domain-containing protein has protein sequence MRLVHEPGDGEPTALATTVETADSLLSKTRGLMFRRSLPDSYALVFRFGTVANRDVHMLFVFVPLDVLWVREGEVVRVDRLTPWRGYGRSECDQIVELPAGGADGVEPGDRVKLVEDEA, from the coding sequence GTGCGTCTCGTACACGAACCGGGCGACGGCGAGCCGACCGCGCTCGCGACGACGGTCGAAACGGCCGATTCGCTGCTCTCGAAGACGCGAGGACTCATGTTTCGCCGGTCGCTACCGGATTCGTACGCCCTGGTTTTTCGGTTTGGGACCGTCGCGAACCGTGACGTCCACATGCTGTTCGTATTCGTCCCGCTCGACGTCCTGTGGGTGAGAGAAGGGGAGGTCGTTCGAGTAGATCGACTGACTCCCTGGCGGGGCTACGGGCGAAGTGAGTGCGATCAGATCGTCGAACTCCCTGCCGGTGGCGCAGACGGCGTCGAGCCGGGCGATCGAGTCAAACTCGTCGAAGACGAAGCGTGA
- a CDS encoding methyl-accepting chemotaxis protein has product MIGKLRTIVPAQIRRSYALKFGIALLILGLSVGLIGFLGTTMITDSVEERTLETQVNQAGQEATMLDTWNTQNEGITHDIAQTPVLRSEDPEAIQSFLDDLTFDFEEAHYVDPISQEVLASTAGGAERLDDINFPDAAELDSERTLNVERTEPYMNVNPTFGDDQPVLAYHVGIRGSDRVLILTMNLAEYGTGLEGDQIVTIVNDDAQIVANSMLPRAGFDGGLVPEDGSFPVSYDDPDGFFADATSGDDENRTGANVYSGSGSTALHDEPYNFSTNEYVGAYHGTDMGWTVLSHTSTDDAYGFVNTVNQWGMYATLGGILLIGLIGAVIGRNTATSIDRLTGKVAEMESGNLDVEFETKRIDNIGRLYTGFAEMRDELKLQITEAEDARAEAEAERERVQAINEDLERTAESYCGVMEEAADGDLTVRMDPDSTDNETMADIGSDFNSMLTEIEATVENLNQFATEVATASEQVTASSEEVRSASEQVSSSVQEISDGASQQYDSLRSVDNEMNNLSTTTEEIAASSNQVADVAERTATTGRDGRDAAREAIAAVEVLEDEREAVVAEFEQLQTDVGQVDQLVDRVAEIAEQTNMLALNANIEASRSAGGDDDGGFAAVAAEVKELSQDVKAATEEIDEQLENIQDQTERSAEEVDRTAEEIERVGELVAETVSALEEIAEYSQETNDGVQEISAATEEQAASTEEVVAMVDEVATIAEQTTTEAEGVAAAAEEQTTAMTEVSSSANDLTEQAMALSEALGRFDTDADVDDSLLDIDPEGDGDDGGDEFTFDDDQAVPVESDEDEPAPEQGADGITDGNATWDRSDDDDGETFSLDS; this is encoded by the coding sequence ATGATAGGTAAATTACGTACTATCGTTCCGGCGCAAATTCGCCGGAGCTACGCACTGAAATTCGGAATCGCACTTCTCATTCTGGGTCTCTCGGTCGGACTCATCGGGTTTCTTGGCACGACCATGATCACCGACAGCGTCGAAGAACGGACGCTAGAGACGCAGGTGAATCAGGCCGGGCAGGAAGCGACCATGCTCGACACCTGGAACACGCAGAACGAAGGAATAACCCACGACATCGCACAAACGCCGGTCTTGCGATCCGAGGATCCCGAGGCCATACAGAGCTTCCTCGACGATCTCACGTTCGACTTCGAAGAAGCACACTACGTCGACCCGATCAGCCAGGAGGTCCTGGCATCGACCGCGGGCGGAGCCGAACGACTCGACGACATCAATTTCCCTGACGCGGCCGAACTCGATTCGGAACGAACGCTGAACGTCGAGCGAACCGAACCGTACATGAACGTAAACCCGACGTTCGGTGACGATCAGCCGGTCCTCGCCTACCACGTCGGCATCCGCGGTTCGGATCGGGTTCTGATCCTCACGATGAACTTAGCGGAGTACGGGACCGGACTCGAAGGGGATCAGATCGTCACTATCGTCAACGACGACGCCCAGATCGTCGCGAACAGCATGCTCCCCCGGGCCGGCTTCGACGGCGGACTCGTCCCCGAGGACGGATCGTTCCCGGTATCGTACGACGATCCCGACGGATTCTTCGCGGATGCGACGAGCGGAGACGACGAAAACCGAACCGGTGCGAACGTCTACAGCGGCAGCGGCAGTACAGCACTCCACGACGAACCGTACAATTTCAGCACGAACGAATACGTCGGCGCCTACCACGGGACCGACATGGGCTGGACGGTCCTCTCACACACGTCGACCGACGACGCCTACGGGTTCGTCAACACCGTCAATCAGTGGGGGATGTACGCGACGCTCGGTGGCATCTTACTGATCGGTCTGATCGGTGCCGTCATCGGTCGAAACACGGCGACCTCGATCGATCGACTCACGGGGAAGGTAGCCGAGATGGAGAGCGGAAACCTGGACGTCGAGTTCGAGACGAAGCGGATCGACAACATCGGCCGGCTCTACACCGGATTCGCCGAAATGCGAGACGAGTTGAAGCTTCAGATTACCGAGGCCGAAGACGCAAGAGCCGAAGCTGAAGCCGAACGAGAACGCGTCCAGGCGATCAACGAGGACCTCGAACGAACTGCCGAGAGCTACTGTGGCGTCATGGAGGAGGCCGCAGATGGCGACCTCACCGTCCGAATGGACCCCGACTCGACGGACAACGAGACGATGGCCGACATCGGATCCGACTTCAACTCGATGCTCACCGAGATCGAAGCGACCGTCGAGAACCTAAACCAGTTCGCGACGGAGGTCGCGACCGCGAGCGAACAGGTGACCGCCTCCAGCGAAGAAGTTCGATCGGCCAGCGAGCAGGTCAGCAGTTCCGTCCAGGAGATCTCCGACGGGGCGAGCCAGCAGTACGACTCCCTGCGATCGGTCGACAACGAGATGAACAACCTCTCGACCACCACCGAAGAGATCGCCGCCTCCTCGAATCAGGTGGCCGACGTGGCCGAACGGACGGCGACGACAGGACGAGACGGTCGCGACGCAGCCCGCGAAGCGATCGCCGCGGTCGAGGTGCTCGAAGACGAGCGCGAAGCCGTCGTCGCCGAGTTCGAACAGCTCCAAACGGACGTCGGACAGGTCGACCAGCTCGTCGACCGCGTCGCGGAGATCGCAGAGCAGACGAACATGCTCGCGCTCAACGCGAACATCGAGGCGTCCCGATCGGCCGGCGGCGACGACGACGGCGGATTCGCCGCCGTAGCAGCGGAGGTCAAAGAACTCTCCCAGGACGTCAAGGCCGCGACCGAAGAGATCGACGAACAGCTAGAAAATATTCAGGACCAGACCGAGCGCTCGGCCGAGGAAGTCGATCGAACGGCCGAAGAGATCGAACGGGTGGGCGAGCTGGTAGCCGAAACGGTCTCCGCTCTCGAAGAGATCGCCGAGTACTCCCAGGAGACCAACGACGGCGTCCAGGAGATTTCGGCGGCGACCGAAGAACAGGCGGCGTCGACCGAAGAAGTCGTCGCCATGGTCGACGAGGTGGCGACGATCGCCGAACAGACGACGACGGAAGCGGAGGGAGTCGCCGCGGCGGCCGAGGAGCAGACGACGGCGATGACCGAAGTATCGAGTTCGGCCAACGACCTCACCGAGCAGGCGATGGCCCTCTCGGAGGCCCTCGGTCGGTTCGATACCGACGCAGATGTCGACGACTCGTTACTCGACATCGATCCCGAAGGCGACGGAGACGACGGCGGAGACGAGTTCACGTTCGACGACGACCAGGCGGTACCGGTCGAGTCAGACGAAGACGAACCGGCGCCCGAACAGGGGGCCGACGGAATCACCGACGGAAACGCCACCTGGGACCGATCGGACGACGACGATGGAGAGACGTTCTCGCTCGATAGCTAA
- a CDS encoding DUF7097 family protein, which yields MKKTPRGTAVGVDDPYEFVDRCDHLTDDGRCRLAIERPHRDPEFARDRASSSYRCHVVDPDQPPETGADSLEADSTLEWNRCPHFRCRVSDRECVRCGLEEHRDAHSSARPLLEEHHLSYAADDDSVGHEITVYLCRWCHAKTHNSWARLTDDVNPDPEALAAREERRSRELSELAFESAAERFDSDG from the coding sequence ATGAAGAAGACGCCCCGCGGAACGGCCGTCGGCGTCGACGATCCCTACGAATTCGTCGACCGGTGTGACCACCTCACCGACGACGGCCGGTGTCGGCTGGCGATCGAGCGGCCACACCGCGACCCCGAGTTCGCTCGCGATCGAGCGTCGTCGTCCTACCGGTGTCACGTCGTCGACCCGGACCAGCCGCCGGAGACGGGTGCCGACTCGCTCGAGGCGGACTCGACGCTCGAGTGGAATCGGTGTCCGCACTTCCGATGTCGCGTGAGTGATCGAGAGTGCGTGCGATGCGGGCTCGAAGAACACCGAGACGCCCACTCCTCTGCTCGCCCGCTCCTCGAAGAACACCACCTCTCGTACGCCGCAGACGACGATTCGGTCGGCCACGAGATCACGGTCTACCTCTGTCGGTGGTGTCACGCGAAGACGCACAACTCGTGGGCAAGGCTCACGGACGACGTCAATCCGGATCCGGAGGCGCTCGCCGCGCGCGAGGAGCGACGGAGTCGGGAACTGTCCGAACTCGCGTTCGAATCCGCTGCCGAACGGTTCGACTCGGACGGGTGA
- a CDS encoding DUF5800 family protein, whose translation MTTLAFDDDGVDVVYEGTEFRLEKSLVEEAIEKPYYDVTDHEVLQIVAEHPDISGEPRRIGDIID comes from the coding sequence ATGACCACGCTCGCATTCGACGATGACGGCGTCGACGTCGTCTACGAGGGAACCGAGTTCCGCCTCGAAAAATCGCTCGTCGAGGAGGCGATCGAGAAACCCTATTACGACGTTACCGACCACGAAGTGCTACAGATCGTCGCCGAGCATCCCGACATCTCCGGCGAACCCAGGCGGATCGGTGATATCATAGATTGA
- a CDS encoding FAD-dependent monooxygenase translates to MSGDGEYEHYEAIVVGCGPGGAAAAARLADHGIETLVVERGVEAGSKNVSGGLIYAEESAPYTIDDLFDGFREEAAERPVTDYEIHNIAGNKVKSFSLTDLHEHDTDWCDAVLRRKMDSWLEEQVHEKTSETGGGVLTDVRVNGLLRENGEIVGITCDELDPITADVIVAADGVNSELARDAGLMDWDEPDEWFQGVKAVVEMDPDEIEDRFDVGEDEGVAHLFSGDLFSGVRGGGFLYTNEESVSIGTVFHLDSLVAERAEPHELLDALLTHPLCAQWFGDDYHEREYGAKLVPDSKKVAHPSPYKGRLLLVGDAAGQMQAQGPIIKGMNHAVTAGALAADAFASTRSNPAADAAGRSYVDMLEKSGTMGKLRPRRYRAASFLGERNLVERLTNGLLTSRVGRFAATNRLSERLVKRAYNSPFMVGMLPDTSTGYVTLPTVLGEELGRTIQWESSVEPPSLEARIGDLTYDTDVGNPHIELLDETYEASGAAVAACPVSAEDFGGGCYRSELVEVNGSEERMVSLDTQPCVECGTCAIVADTAWEHPSGGKGVEYKQG, encoded by the coding sequence ATGTCTGGTGACGGAGAGTACGAACACTACGAAGCGATCGTCGTCGGCTGTGGTCCGGGCGGGGCCGCGGCCGCGGCGCGATTGGCCGATCACGGTATCGAAACGCTCGTCGTCGAACGCGGCGTCGAGGCGGGCTCGAAGAACGTCTCCGGCGGGCTCATCTACGCCGAGGAGTCTGCGCCCTACACGATCGACGACCTCTTCGACGGCTTTCGCGAGGAAGCGGCCGAACGACCGGTGACCGACTACGAGATCCACAACATCGCCGGAAACAAGGTCAAATCGTTCTCGCTCACGGACTTACACGAGCACGATACGGACTGGTGTGACGCCGTCTTGCGGCGCAAGATGGACTCCTGGCTCGAGGAACAGGTCCACGAAAAGACCAGCGAGACCGGCGGCGGTGTGCTGACCGACGTCCGCGTCAACGGGCTGTTGCGCGAGAACGGCGAAATCGTCGGGATCACCTGCGACGAGCTGGATCCGATCACGGCCGACGTGATCGTCGCGGCCGACGGCGTCAACTCCGAACTGGCTCGCGACGCCGGGTTGATGGACTGGGACGAACCCGACGAGTGGTTCCAGGGCGTTAAAGCCGTCGTCGAGATGGATCCAGACGAGATCGAAGACCGGTTCGACGTCGGCGAGGACGAGGGCGTTGCCCACCTCTTCTCGGGCGACCTCTTCTCGGGCGTCAGAGGCGGTGGATTTCTCTACACGAACGAGGAATCGGTCTCGATCGGGACCGTCTTCCACCTCGACAGTCTCGTCGCAGAGCGAGCCGAACCGCACGAGCTGCTCGACGCCCTTCTGACGCACCCGCTCTGTGCCCAGTGGTTCGGCGACGACTACCACGAGCGCGAGTACGGGGCGAAGCTCGTGCCCGACTCGAAGAAAGTGGCTCATCCGTCGCCGTACAAGGGGCGGCTGCTTCTGGTCGGCGACGCCGCCGGGCAGATGCAGGCCCAGGGGCCGATCATCAAGGGGATGAACCACGCGGTTACGGCCGGCGCGCTCGCGGCCGACGCGTTCGCGAGCACCCGGTCGAATCCGGCCGCCGACGCGGCCGGCCGGAGCTACGTCGACATGCTCGAAAAGTCCGGAACGATGGGCAAGCTCCGACCACGTCGGTACCGAGCCGCGAGCTTCCTCGGTGAGCGGAACCTGGTCGAGCGCCTGACCAACGGGCTCTTGACCTCGCGAGTCGGCCGATTCGCGGCGACGAACCGACTCTCGGAACGACTCGTAAAGCGGGCGTACAATTCGCCGTTCATGGTGGGGATGTTGCCCGACACGAGCACGGGATACGTCACCCTTCCGACGGTCCTCGGCGAGGAACTCGGTCGAACGATCCAGTGGGAGTCGTCCGTCGAACCGCCGTCACTCGAAGCGCGAATCGGCGATCTCACCTACGATACGGACGTCGGCAACCCACACATTGAACTCCTCGACGAAACGTACGAGGCGAGTGGGGCGGCCGTCGCGGCCTGTCCGGTGAGTGCAGAAGACTTCGGCGGTGGCTGTTATCGATCAGAACTGGTCGAGGTAAACGGCTCTGAAGAGCGAATGGTGAGCCTCGATACGCAACCCTGTGTCGAGTGTGGGACCTGTGCGATCGTCGCCGACACGGCGTGGGAGCATCCGAGCGGCGGAAAAGGCGTCGAGTACAAACAGGGCTGA
- a CDS encoding polymer-forming cytoskeletal protein produces the protein MTLHSDPLDTLVVPDGTEAQERDLVTDGDVLIGGRATVEFGVRGRNVVAGEGVHFGGAIEAEGDCRLDMWCDVAETILVGGDAYLGERVHVGGELKVAGDLDIGDDVDIEEGFEANGWIVIRNPMPTIVLLFVYLKHLLVVGEEEAAQRFIDELLDDEGQDEPSVDPLVIPQNATVSDDTWRVSTPARIGDDCRLHGNIRAKELAVGHDTEIFGSLRARGDIEVASGTTVHGDVTTRDGTITLGEDVRVLGDLSCGALELGTHAAVDGTMRAAGQITMQTDVGQVD, from the coding sequence GTGACGCTCCACAGCGACCCACTCGATACTCTGGTCGTTCCCGACGGAACCGAAGCCCAGGAGCGTGATCTGGTGACCGATGGTGACGTTCTCATCGGCGGACGCGCGACGGTCGAATTCGGCGTTCGCGGTCGAAACGTCGTCGCCGGCGAAGGCGTCCACTTCGGCGGCGCAATCGAAGCCGAAGGCGATTGTCGGCTCGACATGTGGTGTGACGTGGCGGAGACGATTCTCGTCGGCGGAGACGCCTACCTCGGCGAGCGGGTCCACGTCGGCGGCGAGTTGAAAGTCGCCGGCGATCTCGACATCGGCGACGACGTGGACATCGAGGAGGGATTCGAGGCGAACGGCTGGATCGTCATCCGTAATCCGATGCCGACGATCGTCCTCCTGTTCGTCTACCTGAAACACTTACTCGTCGTCGGCGAGGAGGAAGCGGCACAGCGGTTCATCGACGAACTGTTAGACGACGAGGGGCAGGACGAACCGTCGGTCGACCCGCTGGTTATTCCACAGAACGCGACGGTAAGCGACGATACGTGGCGCGTATCGACGCCGGCGCGTATCGGTGACGACTGTCGACTACACGGAAACATTCGGGCGAAAGAACTCGCGGTCGGTCACGATACCGAGATATTCGGGAGTCTGCGCGCCAGAGGCGACATAGAGGTCGCGTCGGGAACGACCGTTCACGGTGACGTCACGACCCGGGACGGAACGATCACGCTGGGTGAAGACGTTCGCGTACTCGGCGACCTCTCCTGTGGCGCGCTCGAACTCGGTACGCACGCGGCCGTCGACGGAACGATGCGAGCTGCCGGACAGATTACCATGCAAACCGACGTCGGCCAGGTTGATTGA
- a CDS encoding electron transfer flavoprotein subunit alpha/FixB family protein has translation MVDPDAFTVPELRDELETVDDLAELSAILEAERDGQDRKTAREAIESRMDALREAGEVDEPETEGEYEETAEDVGEDAEGEAVDEDESTDDADDGDEPEGDEPDEDDGLSHPTRDKKHVRALQGGHYEDMWVYCETQQGELLDVSKEMLGKARELMDTYAEDFGDEENVVAFVIGDDCAELAEEAITYGADVAVYHDDDRLERFMNTPYTRVAAHMARGQGTTESTDWRDYDEPRYILFPATNNGRDLSATVQAELDSGLASDCSDLFIKPEKVSNPVKTGEPGVKKTFEKTLHMKRPDFSGFEYSTILCIDNPDRDFHPQGASVIPGTFPVPDPDPDRDGLVVEHDMELDDEWFGVEITEHDTLDEGVDLTGHEVVVCLGRGIGDDPTRGIELGLDLADAFDDAAFGITRGIVTSSYQFDGHVETYTAEERQIGETGQVVSPDLYIAAGVSGAVQHKVGMDESETIVSINTDTDARICDFSDYFIEGDLFEVLPRLTEAIKSGELTMDAVTDGGEQ, from the coding sequence ATGGTAGATCCGGATGCGTTTACGGTCCCGGAACTTCGCGACGAACTCGAAACCGTCGACGACTTAGCGGAGCTAAGTGCTATACTCGAGGCCGAACGCGACGGTCAGGACCGGAAAACCGCCCGCGAGGCGATCGAATCGCGGATGGACGCCCTCCGGGAGGCGGGTGAGGTCGACGAACCGGAAACCGAAGGCGAGTACGAAGAAACGGCCGAAGACGTCGGCGAGGACGCCGAGGGCGAGGCCGTAGACGAAGACGAATCGACGGATGATGCCGACGATGGGGACGAGCCGGAGGGAGACGAACCCGACGAGGACGACGGCCTCTCGCACCCGACGCGTGATAAGAAGCACGTGCGGGCGCTCCAGGGTGGCCACTACGAGGATATGTGGGTCTACTGTGAGACTCAGCAGGGCGAGTTACTCGACGTCTCGAAGGAGATGCTCGGGAAGGCGCGCGAGCTCATGGACACCTACGCCGAGGATTTCGGCGACGAGGAAAACGTCGTCGCGTTCGTCATCGGCGACGATTGTGCGGAACTCGCCGAGGAGGCGATCACCTACGGCGCGGACGTCGCGGTCTATCACGACGACGACCGCCTCGAACGGTTTATGAACACGCCGTACACCCGCGTCGCCGCGCACATGGCGCGCGGGCAGGGTACCACCGAGAGCACGGACTGGCGCGACTACGACGAACCGCGGTACATCCTCTTTCCGGCCACGAACAACGGCCGCGACCTCTCGGCAACCGTTCAGGCCGAACTCGACTCCGGTCTCGCGTCGGACTGTTCTGACCTGTTCATCAAGCCTGAAAAGGTCTCGAATCCCGTGAAGACGGGCGAACCGGGCGTCAAGAAGACGTTCGAGAAGACGCTGCACATGAAACGACCGGACTTCTCCGGGTTCGAGTACTCGACGATCCTCTGCATCGACAACCCCGACCGGGACTTTCACCCGCAGGGAGCGTCGGTCATCCCCGGAACGTTCCCCGTTCCGGACCCCGATCCGGACCGGGATGGCCTCGTCGTCGAGCACGATATGGAACTCGACGACGAGTGGTTCGGCGTCGAGATCACGGAGCACGACACGTTAGACGAGGGCGTCGACCTGACCGGACACGAGGTCGTCGTCTGTCTCGGTCGCGGCATCGGCGACGACCCGACGCGCGGAATCGAACTGGGACTCGATCTCGCCGACGCCTTCGACGACGCGGCGTTCGGCATCACTCGCGGCATCGTCACCTCGTCCTACCAGTTCGACGGTCACGTCGAGACGTACACGGCTGAAGAGCGACAGATCGGTGAGACGGGACAGGTCGTCTCGCCCGACCTCTACATCGCCGCGGGCGTCTCGGGCGCCGTCCAGCACAAAGTCGGGATGGACGAGTCGGAGACGATCGTCTCGATCAACACGGACACCGACGCGAGAATCTGTGACTTCTCGGATTACTTCATCGAGGGTGACCTCTTCGAGGTGCTCCCGCGGCTGACGGAGGCGATTAAGAGCGGCGAACTGACGATGGATGCGGTGACCGACGGAGGTGAGCAGTGA